The Vibrio tarriae genome includes a window with the following:
- the lpxH gene encoding UDP-2,3-diacylglucosamine diphosphatase: MHTLFISDLHLSPKHPDITASFIQFMREEAIKADALYVLGDLFDFWIGDDDPTTFAEQIKSEFRQLTQQGVPCYFTKGNRDFLVGKRFAQQTGVQLLPDEAVIDLYGQKAVVLHGDTLCTQDTRYLAFRAKVHQPWLQRLFGLLPFALRQKIVRKIQADIRDDKQHKSMMIMDVTPSEVIAVIHRYNVDLMIHGHTHRPAIHSIQTDDQTLKTRIVLGDWYSQSSILVYSKLTGYSLLSRPLININQLISNNDILS, from the coding sequence ATGCATACACTATTTATTTCCGATCTTCATCTCTCCCCCAAGCATCCTGATATCACCGCTTCCTTCATTCAATTTATGCGCGAAGAAGCCATCAAAGCAGATGCACTTTATGTCCTTGGCGACCTATTTGATTTTTGGATTGGGGATGATGACCCAACCACCTTTGCCGAGCAGATTAAATCCGAGTTTCGCCAACTGACCCAACAAGGTGTGCCATGCTATTTCACCAAAGGAAACCGCGATTTTCTGGTTGGGAAACGGTTTGCTCAACAAACAGGAGTACAGCTGTTACCGGATGAAGCCGTGATCGATTTATATGGGCAAAAAGCCGTCGTACTGCATGGAGATACACTCTGCACCCAAGATACGCGCTACCTTGCTTTTCGAGCCAAAGTACATCAACCTTGGTTACAGCGATTATTTGGACTTCTACCTTTTGCACTTAGGCAAAAGATTGTCCGCAAAATACAGGCGGATATACGAGATGACAAACAGCATAAATCCATGATGATTATGGATGTTACACCAAGCGAAGTCATCGCGGTTATACACCGATATAACGTAGATTTAATGATTCACGGCCACACACATCGGCCAGCCATTCACTCCATCCAAACCGATGACCAGACTCTCAAAACACGGATTGTGTTAGGTGATTGGTATAGCCAAAGCTCGATCTTGGTCTATTCTAAACTAACTGGTTACTCACTATTATCGAGGCCACTCATAAATATTAACCAATTAATTAGTAACAACGATATTCTTAGCTGA
- a CDS encoding peptidylprolyl isomerase, translated as MITLHTNFGDIKIQLNFEKAPATSANFEQYCREGFYDNTLFHRVIDGFMIQGGGMTSGLREKETRDPIRNEANNGLSNKVGTIAMARTMDPHSASSQFFINVNNNTFLDFRSESRDGWGYCVFGEVVEGMDVVNKIKGVSTGSYGMHQDVPLDEVVITGTTIEA; from the coding sequence ATGATCACCCTGCATACCAATTTTGGTGACATCAAAATTCAGCTCAACTTTGAAAAAGCGCCAGCAACCAGCGCAAACTTTGAGCAATATTGCCGTGAAGGTTTCTACGATAACACTCTCTTTCACCGTGTGATTGACGGCTTTATGATTCAAGGCGGCGGTATGACTTCAGGACTGCGTGAAAAAGAGACTCGCGATCCTATTCGTAACGAAGCAAATAATGGTCTGAGCAATAAAGTGGGTACCATTGCCATGGCTCGTACCATGGATCCGCACTCCGCTAGCTCACAATTTTTCATTAACGTGAATAACAACACTTTCCTCGATTTTCGTTCTGAAAGTCGTGACGGCTGGGGTTACTGTGTGTTTGGTGAAGTGGTTGAAGGTATGGATGTGGTCAATAAGATCAAGGGCGTGAGCACCGGCTCTTATGGCATGCACCAAGATGTCCCTTTAGATGAAGTGGTGATCACTGGCACCACTATCGAAGCTTAA
- the cysS gene encoding cysteine--tRNA ligase produces MLKIYNSLTRQKEEFKPIVAGKVGMYVCGVTIYDLCHIGHGRTFVSFDVVARYLRYLGYDLTFVRNITDIDDKIIKRAAENAETCESLTERLIQEMYADFDALNIKRPDVEPRATAYIEEIIALVERLIERGFAYVADNGDVMFEVSQYSEYGKLSKQDLDQLQAGARVDVEAAKRSPLDFVLWKMSKPGEPTWESPWGPGRPGWHIECSAMNSSILGNHFDIHGGGSDLQFPHHENEIAQSCCAHDTQYVNTWMHSGMVMVDKEKMSKSLGNFFTIRDVLGHYDAETVRYFLMSGHYRSQLNYSEENLNQARASLERLYNALRGLDRNVPAAGGEEYVTRFTAAMNDDFNTPEAYSVLFDMAREINRLKSEDMTNASALGSLMRELADVIGILYQEPEAFFQGSAEDEDAAQIEALIKLRNDSRATKDWANADLARDKLNEMGIVLEDGPNGTTWRRK; encoded by the coding sequence ATGTTGAAGATTTATAACTCGCTCACAAGACAGAAAGAGGAATTTAAACCAATCGTTGCCGGCAAAGTGGGCATGTATGTGTGTGGAGTCACCATTTATGATCTCTGTCATATTGGACATGGACGGACATTTGTTTCATTTGACGTGGTTGCTCGTTATCTTCGTTACCTTGGCTACGATCTGACCTTTGTGCGTAACATCACCGACATCGACGACAAGATCATCAAGCGTGCTGCAGAGAATGCGGAAACGTGTGAATCATTGACAGAACGCTTGATTCAAGAAATGTATGCGGATTTCGATGCGCTGAATATCAAACGTCCCGACGTTGAACCGCGCGCGACTGCCTATATCGAAGAGATCATCGCTCTGGTTGAGCGTTTGATTGAGCGTGGTTTCGCCTATGTCGCAGACAATGGCGACGTGATGTTTGAAGTGAGCCAATACAGCGAGTACGGTAAGCTTTCCAAGCAAGATCTTGATCAGTTGCAAGCGGGAGCGCGAGTGGATGTCGAGGCGGCAAAACGCAGCCCGCTCGATTTCGTGCTCTGGAAAATGTCGAAGCCGGGTGAGCCAACATGGGAATCTCCTTGGGGACCAGGACGTCCGGGTTGGCACATTGAGTGTTCAGCGATGAACTCATCAATTCTAGGTAACCATTTCGACATCCACGGTGGTGGTTCTGACTTGCAATTTCCGCATCATGAAAACGAAATTGCGCAATCTTGCTGCGCCCATGATACCCAGTACGTCAATACTTGGATGCACAGTGGTATGGTGATGGTGGATAAAGAGAAGATGTCGAAATCGCTCGGTAACTTCTTCACTATCCGCGATGTATTGGGCCATTATGATGCAGAAACAGTGCGTTATTTCTTGATGTCCGGTCACTACAGAAGCCAATTAAACTACAGTGAAGAGAACCTCAATCAAGCGCGTGCTTCATTAGAGCGACTCTATAACGCACTACGTGGTTTAGACCGCAATGTGCCTGCCGCGGGTGGCGAGGAGTACGTGACGCGCTTTACTGCCGCTATGAACGATGATTTCAATACGCCAGAAGCGTATTCGGTGCTGTTTGATATGGCTCGTGAGATCAACCGACTCAAGAGTGAAGATATGACCAATGCGAGCGCTTTGGGCAGCTTAATGCGTGAGTTGGCAGATGTGATCGGTATTCTTTACCAAGAGCCTGAGGCTTTCTTCCAAGGTAGTGCGGAAGATGAAGATGCGGCGCAAATTGAAGCTTTAATCAAGCTACGTAATGATTCTCGTGCGACAAAAGATTGGGCTAATGCTGACTTGGCGCGTGATAAGTTAAACGAAATGGGAATTGTGCTTGAAGATGGACCTAATGGTACAACTTGGCGTCGTAAGTAA
- the ruvC gene encoding crossover junction endodeoxyribonuclease RuvC, producing MSVILGIDPGSRVTGYGVIRQQGRHLIYLGSGCIRTSDLELPLRLKQIYAGVSEIITQFQPDAFAIEQVFMAKNADSALKLGQARGSAIVAAVNADLPVYEYAARLIKQAVVGTGAADKSQVQHMVQQMLKLPGKPQADAADALGVAICHANTNKTLIALAGQATSARKGRYR from the coding sequence ATGTCTGTCATCTTAGGGATTGATCCTGGATCGCGCGTGACGGGGTATGGTGTGATTCGTCAGCAAGGACGACACCTTATCTACCTCGGTAGCGGTTGTATCCGTACTTCCGATCTCGAGTTACCGTTACGCTTGAAACAAATCTATGCTGGCGTGAGTGAAATCATCACCCAATTTCAGCCGGATGCCTTTGCCATTGAGCAAGTCTTTATGGCCAAAAATGCGGATTCTGCGTTAAAACTTGGCCAAGCGCGAGGGAGTGCTATTGTCGCGGCAGTGAATGCGGATTTACCCGTTTATGAGTATGCCGCACGCCTCATCAAACAGGCGGTGGTGGGAACGGGGGCGGCGGATAAAAGCCAAGTGCAGCATATGGTGCAACAAATGTTGAAGCTACCCGGTAAACCGCAAGCGGACGCTGCGGATGCTTTAGGGGTGGCGATTTGTCATGCCAATACCAACAAAACCCTCATCGCGCTCGCTGGTCAAGCGACGAGTGCTCGAAAAGGTCGTTATCGGTAA
- the ruvA gene encoding Holliday junction branch migration protein RuvA codes for MIGRLRGTLIEKLPPQILIEIGGIGYEVQMPMSCIYELPNIGEEAIIYTHFVVREDAQLLYGFNTVNERALFREVIKANGVGPKMGLAILSGMTANQFVTCVEKEDISTLIKLPGVGKKTAERLVVEMKDRLKGWGAGDLFTPATDASPVDSTPVIAQNAQEEAMSALLALGYKPPQASKAVSQVAKAGMSSEELIREALKSMV; via the coding sequence GTGATTGGACGTCTTCGCGGTACGCTGATTGAAAAACTCCCGCCACAAATTTTGATTGAAATCGGCGGGATTGGCTATGAAGTACAAATGCCGATGAGTTGTATTTACGAACTTCCCAATATTGGTGAAGAAGCCATCATCTATACTCATTTTGTCGTGCGGGAAGATGCACAGCTATTGTACGGATTTAACACGGTCAATGAGCGAGCACTATTTCGCGAGGTGATCAAAGCCAATGGGGTGGGGCCCAAAATGGGGCTAGCAATACTTTCTGGCATGACAGCAAATCAGTTTGTGACTTGTGTTGAAAAAGAAGATATCTCTACCCTCATTAAATTACCGGGAGTCGGGAAGAAGACGGCTGAGCGATTGGTGGTGGAAATGAAAGATCGCCTGAAAGGATGGGGAGCGGGTGATCTTTTTACACCGGCGACAGATGCGTCACCTGTCGATTCTACGCCCGTGATTGCCCAAAATGCTCAGGAAGAAGCCATGAGCGCGCTATTGGCGCTAGGTTACAAGCCCCCTCAAGCTTCCAAAGCGGTATCGCAAGTGGCTAAAGCAGGAATGAGCAGTGAAGAGTTGATCCGTGAAGCGCTCAAATCTATGGTGTAA
- the ruvB gene encoding Holliday junction branch migration DNA helicase RuvB — MIEADRLIAPISNHFKDEEVIDRAIRPKKLADYQGQDHVRDQMEIFIQAAQMRQEALDHLLIFGPPGLGKTTLANIVANEMGVNIRTTSGPVLEKAGDLAALLTNLEENDVLFIDEIHRLSPMVEEILYPAMEDYQLDIMIGEGPAARSIKIDLPPFTLIGATTRAGSLTSPLRDRFGIVQRLEYYKVADLQHIVQRSAHCLGLSMDSEGALEVARRARGTPRIANRLLRRVRDYAEVKGNGHICAQTADRALNMLDVDHLGFDYMDRKLLLAIMEKFSGGPVGIDNLAAAIGEEKDTIEDVLEPFLIQQGYLQRTPRGRIATDRAYLHFGIEK, encoded by the coding sequence ATGATAGAAGCCGATCGTTTAATTGCTCCAATCAGTAACCACTTCAAAGATGAGGAAGTGATTGATCGAGCGATTCGTCCCAAAAAGCTTGCCGATTACCAAGGTCAAGATCATGTTCGTGATCAGATGGAAATCTTCATTCAAGCAGCACAAATGCGCCAAGAAGCCTTAGACCATCTGCTGATTTTCGGGCCTCCTGGTTTGGGTAAAACCACTTTGGCAAATATTGTCGCCAATGAAATGGGAGTCAATATTCGTACCACTTCAGGCCCAGTGTTGGAAAAAGCGGGAGATTTAGCGGCACTGTTAACCAACCTTGAAGAAAACGATGTGCTGTTTATTGATGAAATCCATCGTTTGAGTCCTATGGTTGAGGAGATCCTTTACCCAGCAATGGAAGATTACCAACTCGATATTATGATTGGTGAAGGCCCTGCAGCACGCTCAATAAAAATTGATCTCCCTCCTTTTACTTTGATTGGAGCCACTACACGAGCTGGTTCGCTGACGTCACCACTGCGTGATCGATTTGGGATTGTGCAACGTTTGGAATATTACAAAGTCGCCGATTTGCAACACATCGTTCAGCGTAGTGCGCATTGTCTCGGTCTTTCGATGGATAGTGAGGGTGCTCTTGAAGTGGCTCGCCGTGCACGTGGAACCCCGAGGATTGCCAATCGTCTGTTGCGTCGTGTGCGAGATTATGCTGAAGTGAAAGGGAATGGGCACATTTGTGCGCAAACCGCTGATAGGGCACTTAATATGCTTGATGTTGATCATCTAGGTTTTGATTACATGGATAGAAAATTGCTATTAGCAATAATGGAGAAGTTTTCTGGCGGCCCAGTGGGAATTGATAACCTTGCCGCAGCCATTGGCGAAGAGAAAGATACGATAGAAGATGTTCTTGAGCCATTTCTCATTCAGCAAGGTTATTTACAACGCACACCACGCGGTCGTATCGCAACGGATCGCGCTTATTTGCATTTCGGTATTGAAAAGTAA